The genomic segment ACAGCGAGACGCTGGTCCACCTCGCGAACACGTACTACGCGACGGTGCACTTCCCCGCCACGCTGCTCTTCCTGTGCTGGCTGTACTGGCGCCGCCCCGGCCACTACCTGTGGTCCCGGCGGGTCCTCGCGGTCCTGACCGGCGCCGCGCTGGCACTGCATCTGCTGTTCCCGCTCGCCCCGCCCCGGATGCTGGGCACCGCCCGGCTCGTCGACACCGGCCAGGTGTACGGCCCCTCGGTGTACGGGGCGAAGCCCGCCACGGACTCGATGGCGAACCAGTTCGCCGCGATGCCCTCACTGCACTTCGGCTGGGCGGTGATGGTCGCCGTCGGTCTGATCGTCGCCACCCGGTCCCGGTGGCGCCGCCTGTGGCTGCTGCACCCGCTCGTCACCCTCCTGGTGATAGTGGGGACCGCCAACCACTACTGGCTGGACTCGCTCGTGGTCGTCGCGCTGCTCGGCGTGGCCCTCGCGGTGTTCGTACCGCCCCGCCCGGCCGGGGCACGAACTCGTAAGCACGAGGCGTGGCCGCCCGGGCCACCCGGTTCCGTCGTACCGGAACGGGAAGCCCCGGCCCGGCGTGCCGCACCGGGGCACGAGCGGCCCGACGAGGCCGGTGCCGAGGCGTTCGCCTCGTCCGGAGCACGGAGGTGAGCGCCACCCTCATAGCGGTGGCGCTCTCCCTCGTCTCCGCGGCCGCCTACGCGGCTGCCGCGGTGGCGCAGGCGAGGCTCGCCGGGCGCGCCGACCCCGCGGCCGGTCCGCTGCGACTGCTCGGCCGGGGTGCGTGGTGGGCGGCGGTGGGGCTGAACGCGGGCGGCGCCCTGCTGCACGTCGCCGCCCTGAACTACGGGCCGCTCACCCTCGTGCAACCACTCGGCGCCCTCACACTGGTGGCCGCGGTGCCGCTCGGGGCCCGCGCGGCGGGACGCCGGGTGAGCCGGACCGAGTGGCGCGGCACCCTCCTCACCCTGCTCGGGCTGGGCGCCCTGCTGCTCGCGGCGGGCGGCGCGACCCCGCACGACACGCTCAGTCTCCCGGAGGCGCTGATGGTCGGCGGCGCGACCATGGCGGTCGTCGCCGGTCTCAGCAGGCCGGGCGCCCGGCCCGGCCTGCGGCACGCCGCCGCCTCGGGCATCACCTCCGGAGTCGCGTCCGCACTCACCCAGACCCTGACGGTGGCCGTCACCGACCACACCACCGGGCCGCTGATCAGCTGGCGCCTGGTCATCGTGGCACTCCTGGTCTCGGCGTTCGCGATGGGTGGTCTGCTGCTCTCGCAGACCGCCTACCGGGGCGGGCTCGGGGCACCGCTCGCCGTGGTCACGCTCGCCAACCCGGTCGCCGCCGCGGCCATCGGCATGGCGCTGCTCGGTGAACGCCTCCAGGGCGGCCCGGTCGGACTGGTCCCGGCGCTTCTCGGAACGGCGGCCGCGGTGTGCGGGGTGCTGCTGCTCAGCAGGGCCCAGTCGGAGACCGCGGCCCTGCCGGTGCCCCCGGTCGGCGCCGCGTCCGGCCCGCTGCCCGAGAACGGTCCGCGCACGGTGCCCCGGTCCGGCGATGACGACGGCCTGCGCGCATCCGTCGTCATCGGCCGTGCTGCCCGTCCCGGGACGGGACGTCGTCCGGGCGCCGCTCCGGAGGCGGAGCCACGCCCGGAACTCACCGGCACCCCGGCCGGCGGACACTGAGGCGCACACCCACGATCGGCGTGCCGGGGCGCGCACAGGACGGGTGGTCCGGCGCCCGGCCCGGCACGCCGACGGCGCCCGACCTGGTGCCGTGACCGCCGATGCCCGTAACGGGATTCCGGTGTCGTGAGCGACGATGTCCGTCCGGAAGCCTGGTGTCGTGACCGGTCCTGTCCGTCCGGAAGGTGCGCACGCCGGGCGATGCGACGGCGCTGAGCCCACAGGGTGCGGCACCAGGACGTGCGGCGCCGACCGGCCGGCGCCCACCGGCCGACGACCTCGGCCCGTTGCTCGGCCGCCAGTCGCACGGCCGGAGGCCGGTCCGCCACGGCCGGCGGGACCGGTACGGGAGTGGCGTGTCGGCATGGCGCGATGGGACCCGAACGGCGTAGCACCGGCGCGCCCGCGGGCGCCGGCAGACGGACAGTGGACCCGTACCTCCCGCCCGATCGCCCCGAAGTCCCGGAGATTCCCATGGCCTGCTGCTTCGACCGACATGACGTCGGCCTTCTCGCCCTACGCGTCGGAACCGGCGCCGTCCTGTTCGCCCACGGGTCGCAGAAACTGGCGGGCTGGTTCGGCGGAGGGGGCGTCGAGGGAACCGCCACGGCGATGGAGGCCATGGGATTTCTGCCGGCCAAGCACAACGCGGTCGCCGCCGGTCTCGGTGAGGCGGGCGGTGGTCTGTTGCTGGCCCTCGGGCTCGCGACCCCGGCCGCCGGCGCGGCCGCCGCCGGGGCGATGGCGGCAGCCGTCTCGGTACAGGCGCCCGCCGGGTTCTTCAACCAGGACGGCGGATTCGAGTACCCGGCGTTCCTCGGCCTGACCGCCGTCTCCCTCGGCCTGATGGGACCGGGCCGGTTCTCCCTCGACCACGTCACCCGCCACACCCTCAACCAGCCGTGGACCATCGCCCTCGCCTTCGCGGGCAGCGCGCTGGCCGCCGCGGCCGTCGTCGGCAAGCGCGCCAGGGGGCGGGCGGCGGCCACGGACGGGAGCGACGACTGAACTGAACCGGCACACCGTCCGGGGCTCCGGGCCCGCGGCGCGGTGACCCCTTGGCGCCTGCCGCCCGCGGTCATGAGTCCGTGGCCACTGCTGTCCCGCGGCCATGAGTCCTGCTGCGGCGCCTACTTCCCGGGGCCGGGGCCGGGGCCGGGCACCGCCCCGCTCGGCCAGCGGCGGTCGGCGAGCACCGGGAACTCCGCCCGGACCCGGGGCACCACCGAGGGGTCCGCCTCGCAGAACGTCACACCCTCCTCCGTCCCCGCCTCGGCCAGCACCGTGCCCCAGGGGTCCACCACGCGGCTGTGCCCGCCGAGCCGTACGTCACCGTCCTGGACCCCGACCGCGTTGCAGGCGATCAGCAGGATCTGCTGCTCCACGGCCCGGGTGGTGGTGAACAGGCGCCAGTGCGCGAGCCGCGCGGCCGGCCAGGCCGCGGGAGTGATGACGGTCCGGGCACCACGGTCGACCAGCCCGCGCCACAGCTCCGGGAACCTCAGGTCGTAACAGGTGGTGCCGCCGACCAGGCTCCATCCGACATCGGCGACGTCGAGCCGGTCGCCCGGCGTCAGCAGTTCGGCCTCCCGCGAGGCGTACCCGAAGACGTGCACCTTCCGGTAGGTGTGCGCGAGCGTCCCGTCCGGGGCGAGGAGGACCGAGGTGTTGAACAGCCGTCCCCGCCCGTCCCGTTCCAGCACGCTGCCGAGGTGGACGTGGGCGCCGAGTTCGCGCGCCCAGGTGCGGGCGAGGCCGACGGTCGGACCCGTCAGGGTCTCGGCGCGCTCCTCGTAGCGGTCGAAGGCGAAGTATCCCGCCGCCCAGAGTTCCGGCAGCACGACGAGGTCGACTCCCCGCAGCCCGCCGACCATCCGGCCCACCCTGGCCCTGCGGTCCTCGGGTGACTCCTCGGGCGGACTGGCGACCTGGACCAGGGCGATCCTCATGACAACTCCTCGTCGGTCGGTGTGTCGGCCCAGCGGACGACTTCGGGCAACTGCAGTGCGGCCAGGGTGCTGGACAGATGGAGCGCCAGCGCCCGGCACGCCCGGTCGGACCGGCCCGACCGCATCGCCTCGACGATGGCGGTGTGTTCGGCGAGCACGGTGCGCGCCCGGTTCTCGTCGTTGGCCACCGCACGCAGGCCCATGCGAACCTGCCGCTCCCGCAGGGATTCGTAGAAGCCGGCGAGGACCGGATTGCCGGCCTGCCGGACGATGGTGCGGTGGAACACCCGGTCACGTTCGATGAAGGCCACCGGATCGTCGATCAGCTCCGCCTGTTCGGCGACGAGCCGGTCGAGTTCCGTGAGGAAGTCCCGCTTCGCCGGGGTCACGCTCTGGACGGACCAGTTCTCGATCACCTCGCGGGCCTGCATCACCGCCCGCACCTCGGAGTCGGTGATCGGCGGTACGAAGGCGCCCTTCTTCGGCATGATCTGGAGGAAGCCCTCCGCTTCGAGCCGCAGCAGCGCCTCGCGCACCGGGGTCCGCGAGGTACCCGCGGAGTGGGCCACCTGGGACTCGGTCAGAAACGTTCCCTCCTCCCTGGGCAGTCCCGCGATGTGCTGCTTGAGCCATCGGTAGGTCACGTCCTGGGCCGATCCCGTCTCACCGCTGGAGGTACGCGCATTGCTCATGAGCAACATGTATACAAGTTGCCGATGACGGTTGCAAGGGGGGAGCGGCAGGGGCGGGTACGGCGCGCGTGGTGACGAAGAGCTTCGTCCAGGGCGGAACGGGTCCGGGCGCCCGGACGCGACGCCGGCCGGGGCGGGACCGATCGTGGTCGCCCCCGCCCCGGCCGGCGGGCGGTCAGGCTGTGATGGCCCGGCGTACCTCGTCGACGTAACCACGGAAGGCCGACGCCATGTCGACGCTCTCCGGCTCGATCAGCCACTGGGTCTGGAGCCCGTCCATCATGGCGAACAGCCGCTGGGCGCACGCCCGTACGTCGAGGTCCTGCCGTAGTTCCCCGTCGTCCACGCCGCGCCGCAGAGCCCGCTCGGCGTGCGCGGTGAGGCGCCGGTATCGCGCGGCGGCCCACGGCCGGGCCGGATGCTCGTCCGTTACGGCCTCTCCCGTGACGACGGTGAACATCTGTACGAGACCGGGTGCCTTGGCGTTGTACTCCACCAGCGCCACCAGGTCGGAGAGCAGCACGTGCCAGGGGACATCGGCGTCGAGGTCGATGCCGAGCCGTTCGCTGTCGCGGCGGTCGCGCTCCTCAAGGACGGCGCGCAGCAGCGCCGTCTTGCTGGGGAAGTGGTGCAGAAGGCCCGGCTGGGTCAGGCCCGAACGCTCGGCGATGCGGGCCAGCGAGGCACCCCGGAATCCATTGGCCGTGAACTCCATGAACGCCACCGCGATGATCTGGTCGCGCCGGGCGGCACCCCGTGTCACCTGTCGTCGGCCGCGGGGCGGTCCCTCTTCGGGTGGCCGTCCGGCCTCGTTGGTCACCGCCTCAGCCTACCGTTCCCGGCCCGTCGGGCGGGGGCCG from the Streptomyces sp. AM 4-1-1 genome contains:
- a CDS encoding DoxX family membrane protein, with translation MACCFDRHDVGLLALRVGTGAVLFAHGSQKLAGWFGGGGVEGTATAMEAMGFLPAKHNAVAAGLGEAGGGLLLALGLATPAAGAAAAGAMAAAVSVQAPAGFFNQDGGFEYPAFLGLTAVSLGLMGPGRFSLDHVTRHTLNQPWTIALAFAGSALAAAAVVGKRARGRAAATDGSDD
- a CDS encoding carbon-nitrogen family hydrolase, which produces MRIALVQVASPPEESPEDRRARVGRMVGGLRGVDLVVLPELWAAGYFAFDRYEERAETLTGPTVGLARTWARELGAHVHLGSVLERDGRGRLFNTSVLLAPDGTLAHTYRKVHVFGYASREAELLTPGDRLDVADVGWSLVGGTTCYDLRFPELWRGLVDRGARTVITPAAWPAARLAHWRLFTTTRAVEQQILLIACNAVGVQDGDVRLGGHSRVVDPWGTVLAEAGTEEGVTFCEADPSVVPRVRAEFPVLADRRWPSGAVPGPGPGPGK
- a CDS encoding phosphatase PAP2 family protein; this encodes MRYAGKESSEGPERSAPRPPLVRELLLVAGLFLVYKVGRQLANGHTDEAFRNAGHVWSAERAVHLPGEGSVQGLLLHSETLVHLANTYYATVHFPATLLFLCWLYWRRPGHYLWSRRVLAVLTGAALALHLLFPLAPPRMLGTARLVDTGQVYGPSVYGAKPATDSMANQFAAMPSLHFGWAVMVAVGLIVATRSRWRRLWLLHPLVTLLVIVGTANHYWLDSLVVVALLGVALAVFVPPRPAGARTRKHEAWPPGPPGSVVPEREAPARRAAPGHERPDEAGAEAFASSGARR
- a CDS encoding GntR family transcriptional regulator, with translation MSNARTSSGETGSAQDVTYRWLKQHIAGLPREEGTFLTESQVAHSAGTSRTPVREALLRLEAEGFLQIMPKKGAFVPPITDSEVRAVMQAREVIENWSVQSVTPAKRDFLTELDRLVAEQAELIDDPVAFIERDRVFHRTIVRQAGNPVLAGFYESLRERQVRMGLRAVANDENRARTVLAEHTAIVEAMRSGRSDRACRALALHLSSTLAALQLPEVVRWADTPTDEELS
- a CDS encoding TetR family transcriptional regulator translates to MTNEAGRPPEEGPPRGRRQVTRGAARRDQIIAVAFMEFTANGFRGASLARIAERSGLTQPGLLHHFPSKTALLRAVLEERDRRDSERLGIDLDADVPWHVLLSDLVALVEYNAKAPGLVQMFTVVTGEAVTDEHPARPWAAARYRRLTAHAERALRRGVDDGELRQDLDVRACAQRLFAMMDGLQTQWLIEPESVDMASAFRGYVDEVRRAITA